The following are encoded together in the Halopiger aswanensis genome:
- a CDS encoding cob(I)yrinic acid a,c-diamide adenosyltransferase — protein MSIYTGRGDDGKTDLRNMTRVSKSSPRIEAYGTVDELNALIGTIRPTGHDDVDERLQTVQNHLHVVQADFANPDPDEDDPAVRADHVETIEDWIDEYDEELEPLTSFVLPTGSDSGARLHHARTVCRRAERRAVDLATAEEINEQAVQYLNRLSDGLFTFARVVNKRDGEPEEAPEY, from the coding sequence ATGTCGATCTACACCGGTCGCGGCGACGACGGGAAGACGGACCTGCGCAACATGACTCGCGTGTCGAAGTCGAGCCCGCGCATCGAGGCCTACGGCACCGTCGACGAACTCAACGCGCTCATCGGGACGATTCGGCCGACCGGCCACGACGACGTCGACGAGCGACTCCAGACCGTCCAGAATCACCTCCACGTCGTCCAGGCCGACTTCGCGAATCCCGACCCGGACGAGGACGACCCCGCCGTCCGGGCCGATCACGTCGAGACCATCGAGGACTGGATCGACGAGTACGACGAGGAACTCGAGCCGCTGACATCCTTCGTACTCCCGACCGGTAGCGACTCCGGCGCGCGGCTCCACCACGCCCGGACGGTCTGTCGGCGGGCCGAACGTCGAGCCGTCGACCTCGCGACGGCTGAGGAGATCAACGAACAAGCCGTCCAGTACCTCAACCGGCTCTCGGACGGCCTATTCACGTTCGCTCGCGTCGTCAACAAGCGCGA
- a CDS encoding DUF7838 family putative zinc beta-ribbon protein — protein sequence MTMELDHDCPNCGEEKTFYRAASTTLHLGEKIKWHCPDCDYGFVKIDGAVDSSAAEA from the coding sequence ATGACGATGGAACTCGACCACGACTGTCCCAACTGCGGGGAGGAGAAGACGTTCTACCGCGCCGCGAGTACGACCCTGCACCTCGGGGAGAAGATCAAGTGGCACTGCCCGGACTGCGACTACGGGTTCGTCAAGATCGACGGCGCCGTCGACTCGAGCGCCGCCGAAGCGTAA